The genomic window ATTAAGCGAGAAATTGAAGACACTAATGAGCAGATGTTCAGTTCGGGAGAGTTTAAAATACTGTAGTTAGCGTACTACAGTATTGACCTTGAAAGTAATCTAAAGCGGTTTAAGCTTTACAAGCATTTTGCTGGTTTAGGCAACCCTGCGAGCTTGGTTGCTTGTTTAGCGGGGCCTTTCTTGAATAATTTGAACAGGTACTTACTGTTACCTTTCTCTGGGCCGTGCGCTTTTTCCATTGCTTTAACGAGCATACGAACTGCTGGAGAGGTGTTGAACTCTTCGTAAAAGCTTCTTACAAAATGCACGACTTCCAAGTGTGCATCCGTCAGCTCAATCGCTTCGTCTTGAGCTAAAATTTCAATCATACCTTCTTCCCATTGCGTGTGGTCCAATAGGTAGCCTTGAGCGTCGGTTTCAATTTGTTTACCGTTGTATTCAAACATGTTTAGTCCAGAATCAGTTTAACTCAGCAAATAGGGTACATGACCACGTTTATCTTTCTCAAGAAATAATGTCGTTATCGCTCGAAATATTGTTTCCATAGATACAAAAAGCCCAAGAGAGACACTCTTGGGCTTGATTTTCAATGAACGATAATTAGTCGTTACTGTTCATCACACCTAAGATACTGAGTAGGCTGATGAAGATATTGTAGATTGACACATACAAGCTGATCGTTGCTGAGATGTAGTTTGTTTCACCACCACGGATGATGCTTTGCGTTGTTAGCAAGATAACACCTGTTGAAAACAGGATGAACATACCACTCATTGCTAATGACAGTATAGGCATCTGTAGGAAGATGTTTGCAATCATACCGACTAGCAGCACAACGAAACCAGCCATTAGCATACCATTAAGGAACGATAGGTCGCGTTTAGTAGTCAGTGCATAAGCTGACGCCGCCATAAATGCAAGCGCAGTACCGCCTAGTGCAGTTAGGATAACATCACCCATACCGGCACCAACGTACATGTTTAAAATTGGACCGATGGTGTAGCCTAAGAAACCTGTAAATAAGAACGTAAATACAAGACCCATGCCGTTGTCACGGTTCTTTTCTGTAAGGAAAAGTAGGCCATAGAAACCAACCAGCATGACAATTAGCCCCGGGCGAGGCAGGTTCATCGCCATAGATACGCCTGCTACTACAGCAGACCAAAGGAGTGTCATCGACAGTAGAGCGTAGGTATTACGCAATACTTTGTTGGTTTGCAAAGCACTTTCTTGAGATGCTGTACGTGAAAACATAGGGCTGTTCATAATCTTCCTCGTAAGGTGACTTCAATAGTAATAGTTGTTAGTACACTTATGGGACTGGAAGTTCCATAAATCAAGTCTTTCATTCCTTTTCTATACTTAAAATAATAATCAAAATAGCCGTTTAAGTATCTCTCAATATGTAACAAATTGTTGATGATGTTTCATGGTTACAACTTTCAGAAGCTTTAATAACGAAGAGGCGACCGGAGCCGCCTCTGTCGATAGCTGAATAGTATCACATTAATGATGTAGGATTTGGCTTAAGAAGTTTTGTGTTCTGTCCGATTTTGGGTTTTCAAAGAAATCGATTGGGTTATTTTCTTCAATAATTTCTCCCGCATCCATAAAGATCACTCTGTCGGCGACTTCTTTAGCAAAACCCATCTCGTGAGTAACACACAGCATGGTCATACCTTCTTCTGCAAGCTCAACCATTACGTCTAACACCTCTCGTACCATCTCTGGGTCGAGTGCTGATGTAGGTTCATCAAACAACATGACTTGAGGGTTCATACATAAAGAACGAGCAATAGCGACACGCTGTTGTTGACCACCTGAAAGCTGGCCTGGGAACTTGTCAGCTTGCTCAGGGATTTTTACGCGCTCAAGGTACTTCATTGCAATCGCTTCTGCTTCTTCTTTCGGCATCTTTTTCACCCAGATAGGGGCCAGAGTACAGTTCTCTAATACCGTCAGATGTGGAAACAGATTGAAGTGCTGGAAACACATCCCTACATCACGGCGAACAGCTTCGATGTTCTTTAGATCTTCTGTTAATTCATTACCTGAAACGAAGATATGGCCTTTTTGGTGCTCCTCTAATCGGTTGATACAGCGGATCATCGTTGATTTACCAGAGCCTGAAGGGCCACAAATAACGATTTTCTCGCCTTTTTTAACTTCTAGATTGATATTCTTAAGTACGTGGAATTCACCGTACCATTTGTTCATGTCTTTCAACTCGATCATAAGACCTTGAGAGTTGTTTTCTGTCTGCTGCGTCATAATACGTCCTTGATCTTGTTCATTATCGTTTGTGACCGGTGTGAAGTCTGTTTTCTAGCCATATCGAATATCTCGACATGCCAAAACAAAACACCCAGAACACTAACGCGACAAATACATAACTTTCTGTTGAATATCCAAGCCATTCAGGGTCGGTATTCGCGGCTTGGCCAATCCCAAGTACATCAAACATACCAATAATCAAAACAAGACTGGTATCTTTGAACAAACCAATGAAGGTGTTCACAATTGAAGGAATCGTGATTTTAAGAGCTTGAGGCAGAATGATAAGCCCAGTCTTTTTCCAGTAGCTCAATCCGAGAGCATCAGCGGCTTCGTATTGGCCTTTTGGTATTGCTTGTAAACCACCACGAATGACTTCAGCCATGTAAGCGGCGCTGAATAGGACAACCCCAACAAGTGCCCTGATCAGCTTATCGGTTTCTGTCCCTTCTGATAAAAAGAGTGGCAGCATTACTGAAGCCATGAATAGAACGGTAATCAGCGGTACGCCACGCCAAATTTCGATGTATACAGTACACATACTGCGAATGATCGGCATCTCTGAGCGACGCCCAAGAGCAAGTGCAACACCAATAGGCAGTGACACGACAATACCAACAAGTGCGATGATCAGTGTAACCAGTAGACCACCCCATTTATGGGTATCAACAACTTCCAGTCCAAAGACACCTCCGTATAGCAAGCCTGCAATGATAAATGGGTAGATGTTAACGAAGAACAACCAAATCCACGTACGTTTAGGTGTTTTTTCATAAGCCAGTAAGGCCACAAAAATAGCTAACGTTGCGTAGAATAGGCGAGGTCGCCACAGTTCCGCTTCAGGGTAGAAGCCATACATGAATTGGTCCCAACGAACGCTAATAAAAACCCAACAAGCGCCATCGCTTGTACAGGCATCACGTGTGGTTCCTATCCAGTCAGCACTGATGAATGCCCAATCCGCGACTGCCCACAGAAGGGTAAAAGCAAAGTAAGCAAGAACCACAGTGACGACGCTGTTAACGGGTCCATTAAACAGATTTTTTCTTAACCAACCGACTGGCCCAACGGTATTCGCTGGAGGCGGAAGATCAGGTTGAAATTGATGTGTACTCATCTTATCTCTCCACCAACGCTACTTTGCGATTGTATATGTTCATTAGAGCGGACGTTAATAGGCTCAAGGTCAGGTAGACACCCATTGTCATCGCGATTACTTCGATAGCTTGTCCTGTTTGGTTCAGTGTTGTTCCTGCAAATACAGAGACAAGATCCGGGTAACCAATGGCCATCGCAAGTGATGAGTTTTTGGTCAAGTTTAAATACTGACTGGTTAGTGGTGGGATAATAATTCTTAATGCTTGTGGGATAATGACAAGCTTAAGGGTTCTCGCTCGTGGGATTCCAAGAGACATAGCAGCCTCAGTTTGCCCATGATTTACCGCATTAATACCAGAACGCACAATCTCGGCAATGAACGCCGCTGTGTAGATACTTAAAGCAAGCATCAATGCTGCAAGTTCAGGGATTACGCTAATACCACCCTTGAAGTTAAACCCTTTCAAAACAGGGTAATCCGCAGAGATAGGCATACCCATAACAAAGTAAGTTACCAACGGTAAGCCTAAAATTAACGCTGCGGCAATTCGCAACATCGGTGTTTGTTGGCCGGTCAGTTTCTGTTTGTTATTGGCCCAAATGTTGATAATAAACGTAGCGATGATACCGGCAATCAATGATGCAATGACAATGCTACTGCCTTGCTCTAATACTGGAGCTGGGAAGTACAACCCACGTACGTTCAAGAAAATGGCTTCACCTAGGCTCATGCTTTGACGAGCAGAAGGCAAGGCTTGTAGAACGGCGAAGTACCAGAAAAAGATTTGTAAAAGAAGAGGGATATTTCGGAATATCTCGATGTAGACAGCTGCAAAACGGCTAACTAACCAATTTGAAGAAAGTCTAGCGATACCCATACTAAAGCCCAGTACCGTGGCTAACATAATGCCGAGTACTGAAACCAAAGCGGTATTGAGGAGACCGACAAAGAATGTACGACCGTATGAGAAGGTTTCGTCGTATTCAATCAGTGTTAAGCCGATACCAAAACCAGCTTCTTGAGACAGAAAATCAAAACCAGTGGTGATACCACGGGAGTCTAAGTTAGTGAGTGCGTTAGTTACAATCGTGTAAAAGAAAGCACAAAGCGCTCCGACAGCGATAATTTGGAAAATGATGGAGCGAAACGTTGGGTTGTAAAAAAGGTTGGTACTTTTGGGCTGTGGCTTTGCCTGAGTTGGAGACGTCGTGTCATTAGGTTTCATACTGCTATAACCTCAAATCCATTTAATAAATAGGGCGGACAAGCCGCCCTCATTGATGCTTGGAGATTTATTAACGGATTGGTGGAGCGTACATAAAGCCGCCCGCATTCCATAGTGCGTTTACGCCTCGAGAGATTTGCAGTGGTGAACCTGTACCCACCGTGCGTTCGAAGCTCTCACCGTAGTTACCAACTTGCTTAATGACTTGGTAACCCCAATCGTCACGAATGCCTAGGCCTTTTCCTTTAGGACCGTCAACACCAAGAATACGTTTGATGTTTGGATCTTTTGACTTGAGCATTTCATCAGCATTCTTCGAAGAGATACCGTACTCTTCCGCATTAATCATTGCTGAAAGTGTCCATTTAGCAACGTTAAACCATTTATCATCATCTTGACGAACAACAGGACCTAGCGGCTCTTTAGAGATGATTTCAGGAAGTACCTGTGCGGATTTAGGATCGGCTAGATTCAAGCGAAGTGCGTATAGACCAGATTGGTCTGTGGTAAGAACATCACAACGCCCGGCATCAAAACCTTTCGATGTCTGTGCTGCCGTATCGAATACCACTGGCTTGTAAGACATGCCGCTGTTACGGAAGTAATCGGCTAGGTTAAGTTCAGTTGTTGTACCTGATTGAACACATACTGAAGCGCCATCAAGTTCTCGAGCACTTGTTAGACCAAGTTCTTTTTTAACCATGAAGCCTTGACCATCGTAGTAGTTAACGCCCACGAAGTTCAAACCTAGAGCAGTATCACGATGCAGTGTCCATGTTGTGTTTCGTGATAGTACGTCAATCTCACCAGATTGTAGCGCAGTGAAACGTTCTTTCGCTGTTAACGGTACATACTTAACTTTGCTCTTATCACCGAGTACCGCCGCTGCAAGAGCTTGACAATACTCAACATCGATTCCTTCCCATTCACCTTTTGAGTTAGGGTTAGAGAACCCTGGAAGACCTGTACTGACACCACAAGTTAAAAATCCTTGAGATGTGACTTTATCCAGAGTGCTTTCTGCCGCTGATGCCGATGTTGCCATCATCGCAGTTGATGCCGCTACCACTGAAGCAAGAAGTGTTAGTTTATTTGTCATTTGTATCCTTCCTTGTTAACCAGGTGACACCTGATACTCGTGCTCATTTGAGTTTCTTGTATGTGTTGCGTTGTCTATGACCTTGTTGTTCAAATTAAACGAGTTGCATTTTGCAAATGAAACCGTGCGCGATTTAAACAACTGTTTATAAGGTTAGGAAAGGATTCGTGGTTTCACAAATGTATAATTTAAAAAGAATTTTGAGTGAAATCACAAATCCGAACACAATTAGGATGACGAAATGTTAACTCGATGTAAATAGTGCAACGTATCACACAATTGGTGCAACAAGATTTAGGTTTTTATATTGATAATTGACTGGGGGAATGTTCTGAGTTTGTGTTGTTAAAGCGAAGCATTAGACTTGAAAAAGGTTAAAATTTGGTTAAAAAATATTTTTATTGTACTTGGATAGTTATTAATATGCTCCAAATTTGGTAGCATGGATGAATAGTTATTTAAGTCGTATCAAGGAAGAACATGCGTTATTTCCCGATGTTTTTGGATGTAGAGAATAAGCCCATTTTAGTGGTGGGTGGTGGTGAAGTTGCTTGCCGTAAAGTCGATAGCTTGTTGCGAGCCGGGGCAAGTGTAACGTTGGTATCTCCTAAGGTCGCGCCTTACTTAAAGCAATTAATTGATGATGGAAAACTTCATTGGATTCAAAATTTCTACTCGTCACAAATAATATCGAAAAATTACTTGCAGGTTTGGGCGACAACAGACAATCCAAGCTTGAATCACCAAGTGTATAATGATGCGAAAAAACTGGGCATTCTAGTCAATGTCGTTGACGATCTCCCTTACTGCGACTTCATCACACCTTCGATGATAAATCGCGGAAGAATCCAAATTGCCATCTCTAGTGGTGGTGCATCACCTGTTTTAGTAAGAAATATCAGAGAAAAACTCGAAACGGTATTGCCACAAAATATAGGCTTGATAGCAGACTTCGGTGCATCAAA from Vibrio artabrorum includes these protein-coding regions:
- a CDS encoding TusE/DsrC/DsvC family sulfur relay protein, which translates into the protein MFEYNGKQIETDAQGYLLDHTQWEEGMIEILAQDEAIELTDAHLEVVHFVRSFYEEFNTSPAVRMLVKAMEKAHGPEKGNSKYLFKLFKKGPAKQATKLAGLPKPAKCL
- a CDS encoding Bax inhibitor-1/YccA family protein, which encodes MNSPMFSRTASQESALQTNKVLRNTYALLSMTLLWSAVVAGVSMAMNLPRPGLIVMLVGFYGLLFLTEKNRDNGMGLVFTFLFTGFLGYTIGPILNMYVGAGMGDVILTALGGTALAFMAASAYALTTKRDLSFLNGMLMAGFVVLLVGMIANIFLQMPILSLAMSGMFILFSTGVILLTTQSIIRGGETNYISATISLYVSIYNIFISLLSILGVMNSND
- a CDS encoding amino acid ABC transporter ATP-binding protein; amino-acid sequence: MTQQTENNSQGLMIELKDMNKWYGEFHVLKNINLEVKKGEKIVICGPSGSGKSTMIRCINRLEEHQKGHIFVSGNELTEDLKNIEAVRRDVGMCFQHFNLFPHLTVLENCTLAPIWVKKMPKEEAEAIAMKYLERVKIPEQADKFPGQLSGGQQQRVAIARSLCMNPQVMLFDEPTSALDPEMVREVLDVMVELAEEGMTMLCVTHEMGFAKEVADRVIFMDAGEIIEENNPIDFFENPKSDRTQNFLSQILHH
- a CDS encoding amino acid ABC transporter permease codes for the protein MSTHQFQPDLPPPANTVGPVGWLRKNLFNGPVNSVVTVVLAYFAFTLLWAVADWAFISADWIGTTRDACTSDGACWVFISVRWDQFMYGFYPEAELWRPRLFYATLAIFVALLAYEKTPKRTWIWLFFVNIYPFIIAGLLYGGVFGLEVVDTHKWGGLLVTLIIALVGIVVSLPIGVALALGRRSEMPIIRSMCTVYIEIWRGVPLITVLFMASVMLPLFLSEGTETDKLIRALVGVVLFSAAYMAEVIRGGLQAIPKGQYEAADALGLSYWKKTGLIILPQALKITIPSIVNTFIGLFKDTSLVLIIGMFDVLGIGQAANTDPEWLGYSTESYVFVALVFWVFCFGMSRYSIWLENRLHTGHKR
- a CDS encoding amino acid ABC transporter permease, which gives rise to MKPNDTTSPTQAKPQPKSTNLFYNPTFRSIIFQIIAVGALCAFFYTIVTNALTNLDSRGITTGFDFLSQEAGFGIGLTLIEYDETFSYGRTFFVGLLNTALVSVLGIMLATVLGFSMGIARLSSNWLVSRFAAVYIEIFRNIPLLLQIFFWYFAVLQALPSARQSMSLGEAIFLNVRGLYFPAPVLEQGSSIVIASLIAGIIATFIINIWANNKQKLTGQQTPMLRIAAALILGLPLVTYFVMGMPISADYPVLKGFNFKGGISVIPELAALMLALSIYTAAFIAEIVRSGINAVNHGQTEAAMSLGIPRARTLKLVIIPQALRIIIPPLTSQYLNLTKNSSLAMAIGYPDLVSVFAGTTLNQTGQAIEVIAMTMGVYLTLSLLTSALMNIYNRKVALVER
- a CDS encoding amino acid ABC transporter substrate-binding protein, producing MTNKLTLLASVVAASTAMMATSASAAESTLDKVTSQGFLTCGVSTGLPGFSNPNSKGEWEGIDVEYCQALAAAVLGDKSKVKYVPLTAKERFTALQSGEIDVLSRNTTWTLHRDTALGLNFVGVNYYDGQGFMVKKELGLTSARELDGASVCVQSGTTTELNLADYFRNSGMSYKPVVFDTAAQTSKGFDAGRCDVLTTDQSGLYALRLNLADPKSAQVLPEIISKEPLGPVVRQDDDKWFNVAKWTLSAMINAEEYGISSKNADEMLKSKDPNIKRILGVDGPKGKGLGIRDDWGYQVIKQVGNYGESFERTVGTGSPLQISRGVNALWNAGGFMYAPPIR
- a CDS encoding precorrin-2 dehydrogenase/sirohydrochlorin ferrochelatase family protein, with amino-acid sequence MRYFPMFLDVENKPILVVGGGEVACRKVDSLLRAGASVTLVSPKVAPYLKQLIDDGKLHWIQNFYSSQIISKNYLQVWATTDNPSLNHQVYNDAKKLGILVNVVDDLPYCDFITPSMINRGRIQIAISSGGASPVLVRNIREKLETVLPQNIGLIADFGASKRNSIKASFPTVDERRKFWERFLSSSFIEQVNDREQLELYYQQAVTEGVDSEGQVTWIEFEQDVELLSMKALRLMQEAELVLSSSDCPFEFIDLCRRDAERESYANSGELSTKLEQARAEKLRVCVFIPPASVEFNLLVGKDLKLSAAQVLS